A single Rhopalosiphum padi isolate XX-2018 chromosome 4, ASM2088224v1, whole genome shotgun sequence DNA region contains:
- the LOC132929173 gene encoding uncharacterized protein LOC132929173 produces the protein MEISNFRKINKDRLSAFLEHLENKKLSDNSDEIFGKCLMILKTLLYTPPNFIPDNKLSTQSNIQKFLYSINFDVIEPDHMIKLKSILDQGADFDIYARYIESILNKNNKALNSVLMTVWTQLGSNVLKLPIIIQEKTIKVNPLIFEKTILSAISLWEINDLIDVCSKSPLVFQTCSSIFNELLIKLNFSNKFMEFLNYFVNGVSLRCINNNIDIVNIYPNKCRSILTLRDIKNKNSTLVTDYDLNDEVKKLALAYPRQFICLISHFPDLYLSY, from the exons atggaaatatcaaattttagaaaaataaataaagatcgTTTATCTGCATTTTTGGAacatttggaaaataaaaaattatctgacAATTCTGACGAAATATTTGGAAAATGTCTA atgattttaaaaacattattatacactcCACCAAACTTTATACCGGATAATAAGCTCAGCACACAGTCTAACATTCAAAAATTTCTGTATTCTATTAATTTTGATGTAATAGAACCTGATCACATgatcaaattaaaatcaatacttgATCAAGGGGCAGACTTTGATATATATGCTAGATACATAGAATCtatcttaaataaaaacaacaaggCATTGAATTCAGTTTTAATGACTGTTTGGACTCAATTAGGatcaaatgtattgaaattgCCTATAATTATTCAAGAAAAAACCATCAAGGTAAAtcctttaatttttgaaaaaacaattttgtccGCAATATCGCTGTGGGAAATCAACGACTTAATTGATGTATGCTCTAAGTCACCATTGGTATTCCAAACATGCTCaagtatatttaatgaattgctCATTAAGTTAAACTTTAGTAATAAGTTTATGGAGTTTTTGAACTACTTTGTAAATGGTGTCAGTTTACGgtgtattaacaataatattgatattgttaatATCTATCCTAACAAATGTAGAAGTATATTAACCTTAAgagacattaaaaacaaaaattcaactTTAGTAACAGATTATGATTTAAATGATGAAGTAAAAAAATTAGCTTTAGCTTACCCCAggcaatttatttgtttaataagtcATTTTCCAGATTTATACTTATCATACTGA
- the LOC132929174 gene encoding MOB kinase activator-like 3, producing MSFGGFIDFFQKGKTFRPKKKFSPGTLRYSLYKHAQASLNSGINLRNAVQLPPGEDLYDWIAVHVVDFFNRINLIYGTVCDYCTDTSCPTMSGGPKFEYLWADKERYKKPTPLPAPQYVSLLMDWIETQINNENLFPVSTDVPFPKTFMPLCKKILTRLFRVFVHVYIHHFDRIISIGAEPHVNTCYKHFYYFITEFDLVINKELEPLMEMTSKMCQDCLQNQ from the exons atGTCTTTTGGtggttttattgatttttttcaaaaaggaAAA acATTTAGGCCGAAAAAGAAGTTTTCACCGGGCACCCTTCGTTATTCGTTGTATAAACATGCACAAGCTTCATTAAACTCCGGCATCAATTTAAGGAATGCAGTGCAATTGCCACCGGGCGAAGACTTATATGATTGGATTGCTGTTcacg TGGTCGATTTCTTCAATCGAATAAATTTGATATATGGCACAGTCTGTGACTATTGTACAGATACATCTTGTCCAACCATGAGTGGTGGCCCAAAGTTTGAATATTTATGGGCTGATAAAGAAAGATACAAAAAACCAACACCATTACCAGCACCTCAGTATGTTTCACTGCTTATGGATTGGATTGAAACACAAATTAACAATGAGAACTTATTCCCTGTATCAACAG ATGTACCATTTCCAAAGACTTTTATGCCACTTtgcaaaaaaatacttactcgATTATTTAGAGTATTTGTACATGTTTATATACATCATTTTGACCGAATTATATCTATAGGCGCA gaacCACATGTGAATACGTGTTATAAGCATTTCTACTATTTTATAACAGAGTTTGATCTAGTCATTAATAAAGAATTGGAGCCATTAATGGAAATGACATCGAAAATGTGCCAGGATTGTCTTCAGAatcaataa
- the LOC132929175 gene encoding large ribosomal subunit protein eL32 codes for MSIKPKYRPQIIKKRTKKFIRHQSDRYDKLKPNWRKPKGIDNRVRRRFKGQYLMPNVGYGSDKRTRHMLPSKFRKVLVHNVRELEMLMMQNRKYCGEIAHGVSSKNRKTIVSRAQELSIRLTNGNARIRTQEG; via the exons ATGTCGATCAAGCCTAAGTATCGCCCACAAATCATCAAGAAACGTACAAAGAAGTTTATCAGACATCAAAGTGATCGTTATGACAAACTCAAG CCCAACTGGCGTAAACCTAAGGGTATTGACAACAGAGTGCGAAGACGATTCAAGGGACAGTATTTGATGCCCAATGTTGGTTATGGTAGTGACAAGAGAACCAGACACATGTTGCCTTCAAAGTTCCGTAAAGTTCTTGTACACAATGTCAGA gaATTGGAAATGTTGATGATGCAGAACAGAAAGTACTGCGGTGAAATCGCTCATGGTGTTTCATCCAAAAATCGTAAAACTATTGTTTCTAGAGCCCAAGAGTTATCTATCAGATTAACCAATGGAAACGCACGCATTCGTACACAAGAGGGTTAA